A stretch of the Rosa rugosa chromosome 5, drRosRugo1.1, whole genome shotgun sequence genome encodes the following:
- the LOC133710790 gene encoding probable transmembrane ascorbate ferrireductase 3, producing MYTNTNYRYQRSASRLTIGAHLFGILALILLLVWLLHYRGGLDYDSDNAEQVFNVHPFLMFFGFIFFAGEAMMAYKTVKSQHNVQKYVHGFFHLVALCSGIFGICAVFRFHDMAGNLEDMYSLHSWIGLTTIILFGLQWLFGFATFLFPRASEQSRLQIAPWHMSFGRVLLYMSICAAMSGLMEKSTFLRDKISERELHLINFTGLSILLFGIFVDLSVALARYV from the exons ATGTATACTAATACAAACTATAGGTACCAGCGTTCAGCCTCTAGATTAACAATAGGTGCACACTTGTTTGGCATCTTAGCCCTCATACTCTTGCTTGTTTGGTTGTTGCATTATCGCGGGGGTCTCGATTATGATTCTGACAATGCAGAGCAAGTTTTCAAT GTTCATCCATTTCTTATGTTCTTCGGATTCATTTTCTTTGCTGGTGAAG CAATGATGGCATACAAGACTGTAAAGTCGCAACACAACGTGCAGAAGTACGTTCACGGCTTCTTTCACCTGGTAGCTCTTTGTTCCGGAATATTCGGAATATGTGCTGTTTTCAGGTTCCACGATATGGCGGGAAATCTAGAGGACATGTATAGCCTCCATTCATGGATTGGCTTGACCACAATTATCTTGTTCGGCTTGCAG TGGTTGTTTGGATTTGCTACATTCTTGTTTCCAAGAGCGTCAGAACAGTCGAGGCTCCAAATTGCTCCTTGGCATATGAGTTTCGGCAGGGTGCTCCTATACATGTCAATATGTGCCGCCATGTCCGGCTTGATGGAGAAATCCACATTCCTCCGGGATAAGATAAGTGAAAGAGAATTACATCTCATCAACTTCACTGGACTCTCAATCCTCCTCTTTGGCATCTTCGTTGATCTTTCAGTTGCTCTGGCGCGTTACGTGTGA